Proteins from a single region of Octopus bimaculoides isolate UCB-OBI-ISO-001 chromosome 11, ASM119413v2, whole genome shotgun sequence:
- the LOC106883843 gene encoding squidulin, whose product MANQLKVKQLDEIKEAFQMFDIDHDGQITSNELKAVMKSLGQAPSEQELEEMIREVDTDGNGTIEYPEFVEMMARQMGPPDAEREMKEAFRVFDKDGNGLITAAELRQVMVNFSDEKLTEGELEDMIKEADLDGDGMVSYEEFVKMMRNQQQK is encoded by the exons AAATCAAAGAAGCTTTTCAAATGTTCGATATTGACCATGATGGTCAAATCACGAGTAACGAACTGAAAGCAGTAATGAAATCATTGGGTCAGGCACCTTCCGAACAGGAATTGGAAGAAATGATCAGAGAAGTTGACACAGACG gaaATGGCACAATCGAATATCCCGAATTTGTGGAGATGATGGCGAGACAGATGGGTCCACCAGACGCAGAGagggaaatgaaagaagctttCCGTGTGTTCGATAAAGATGGCAATGGACTTATAACAGCTGCCGAACTGCGTCAAGTCATGGTTAATTTCTCGGATGAAAAGCTGACCGAAGGAGAACTAGAAGATATGATAAAAGAGGCAGATTTGGATGGCGATGGGATGGTCAGTTATGAAG AATTCGTGAAGATGATGAGGaaccaacaacaaaagtaa